Genomic DNA from Luteitalea sp.:
TGGCCAATGCGTCCACGTGGCTCGCGTCGATGAGCACGCCGGGCCCCATGGTCGAAGAGACGGTAATCCCCTTGACGTACTTCCCCTTGGCCGCCGCCGGTTTTGCCTTCAGCACGCTGTCGACCAAGGCGTGCGCGTTTGCCACCAGGTTCTCCGTGGCAAAGGAGACTTTGCCAATCGGCGCGTGGACGATCCCGGTTCGATCGACACGGAACTCCACCTTACCCGCCTTGATCTCGCGAACTGCCCGTACGACGTCGGCGGTCACGGTTCCAGTCTTGGGATTCGGCATGAGGCCACGCGGGCCGAGCACTTTACCGAGTCGACCGACGCTGCGCATGACGTCTGGGGTAGCAACGACTGCGTCGAACTCCAGCCATCCGCCCAGAATCCGCTCGACGATCTCCTCGCCCCCGACGACGTCGGCGCCCGCCTCCTCTGCCTCCCTCTGCTTATCAGCACCGGCGATAACGAGGACACGCTTCTTCTTCCCAAGGCCATGCGGCAGCACCACCGTACCGCGCACCATCTGGTCCGCGTGCTTGGGATCGACGCCAAGGCGCAGCGCCACCTCAACGGTCTCGTCGAACCTCGAATATTTCAGCCGCTGAATCAGAGGAATGGCATCCTCGAGGGCGTAGGGCCGCGCCTCGACCTGCGCGCTGGCCGCCTGGTACTTCTTGCCTACTTGCGACATGGCGTCCTCAATCCTTCCGCTAGCCGGTGATATCGATGCCGATCGACCGAGCCGTGCCGGCGACGTTCCGCATCGCTGCCTCGAGCGAGTCGCAGTTGAGGTCCGGCAACTTGGTCCGAGCAATCTCTTCGACTTGCTTCTGTGTGACCGTACCCACCTTGGACTTGTTGGGCTCTGCCGACCCCTTCGCGATGTTCGCCGCGCGCTTGAGCAACACGGGCGTCGGCGGCGTCTTCGTGACGAACGTGTAGCTGCGATCCTGATAAACGGTCACGACCGCCGGGAT
This window encodes:
- a CDS encoding 50S ribosomal protein L1; its protein translation is MSQVGKKYQAASAQVEARPYALEDAIPLIQRLKYSRFDETVEVALRLGVDPKHADQMVRGTVVLPHGLGKKKRVLVIAGADKQREAEEAGADVVGGEEIVERILGGWLEFDAVVATPDVMRSVGRLGKVLGPRGLMPNPKTGTVTADVVRAVREIKAGKVEFRVDRTGIVHAPIGKVSFATENLVANAHALVDSVLKAKPAAAKGKYVKGITVSSTMGPGVLIDASHVDALAKH
- the rplK gene encoding 50S ribosomal protein L11, which translates into the protein MAKKVVTVVKLQIAAGKATPAPPVGTALGPHGVNIMDFCKNFNAKTASQEGLIIPAVVTVYQDRSYTFVTKTPPTPVLLKRAANIAKGSAEPNKSKVGTVTQKQVEEIARTKLPDLNCDSLEAAMRNVAGTARSIGIDITG